One Hippoglossus hippoglossus isolate fHipHip1 chromosome 13, fHipHip1.pri, whole genome shotgun sequence genomic window carries:
- the LOC117773032 gene encoding NACHT and WD repeat domain-containing protein 2, protein MDSTCRSSCVKLYLCSNPEDSVVERRALRESGFPKLREHCRHTWGLDFSVIDPFESSDRSRWPDENTRQQLINECRESSSGPFLLALVGHQYGAASLPAQVEVSEFQLLLQQSQRGGISTQELERLYQRDENTIPPSYCLRPPHRAPCRPQAGIDKEEWSMMKAKEDELMKIIQMTVSLCVHNNLMTPERGHTYYRSALDADLRFALDERPDHDTIGRCLVYVNKVVNAERETERGRIHSQSEASDLRFAPSDQHFLSELSDNFLPGLIASRWIQVYTTTTECNRRYGYTSARRRGYTESLCQQVCSDLMGLIDSLNPSETWNQTQLGDALTREWAEQEELCDSLSRFYDVIRPEEEEIRAYVKQSDQQCPLVVVGGPCTGKTVLLAHCAQQMRSWLPHSDPVVITYFYNLQQMLSPTHLLSSLCYQIENRYHSDSSSKKGPSIHLATTTDYHGCITDPKDPNSSCSPTPALDSQREPTTSEHVSDFNLNRCTKQSPAPRGLCPGIIKPDIRASELRERLSSLLSRLPSPKQPLLLNLSGLDQIENKLVCLQIIESLPSPLPPGVKLFLTVSSNRTHVLQAIKLHYQGGSERESGCVCVRLGSANRKECVKLLASLLSSSGRRITSGQQALVNQALSSCCLTLYARLLHVHTLLWFSDSDVTSSSLPDGIHASISAFLHHLEMEHGSSVVARAVSFLTLSRTGLAEVELADLLSGDNEVLSEHGQQGQTSSSVSVPQIDVERLLLDLRRFLIRRKSAGSPVLLWVSRHFKLVVAKRYLSTQEARREIHSEMTDYFSGRWACGNAKPLLDNLTCRPNKAEMKMYIVRQPFVFTCSSQNSGRVNLRKIIELPFHLQQSGRWEELERGLLMSLQFHQAMVRAGLLGELVAMLEDSKSQIVFRERRLLAGMLKSSACLLKSVPLQLPVVMETSLLPYLELIPELQGYVREIRRERSERGSGLGVLICPTPSSVPPIQCLKCETKTDSVSVVEAVVTECGIVAEITDDGSAWIWKGPGCDVVKVSLSCEQKELEFTGVKSSGRLVLLSTRCNKCFLWDVTGPEMFVEVKDPLKTQSEPNSSQQTAKKVEGFVACQKQIFMWWRDESFVSVFSVSSDSVTLFQCQSSVTRLVCSSNGLYVFCGLDDGTVSIFDTVFGSLLSSSSNSNHRAVTVIIISEDGREMVCVDRTGNVTLWDVASKTRPPRLVKERFTGGKSNDVLNTDHSDEIDMLLVCQSHQVTLWDASDWELWDQFLAPKGRAFAQAVLSQGGHLFLASFDACALVLVWRVSSGECVLSLEANKQPHTLLKTASDVICLTHDGCLTVWDSEMIDAAGAALKLGRGVKEVVVEETGERFYATDGSETVWRWTLETGFPHANFLHDGPVEKLCLSADNIHLVTLSAGEIYIWKTETSQNILRINGSRATDIMITPNNKFGVSISKQGLSQVWKLANGRVVCSIHLYLSNAKVSPESTFLIGHRQGDLLAASLWSGSISKRFSCVESSDHVVAFQTISEHPDLVVVIAASGAVYTWKVADQTVCRHFQLPYTFQCQPQDIPMSSDGRYALLSTDNNTINLLDLSQVRLCSFKADGPVIKACMDESGCFAAYISLETTCVCELHVRPVLTVVRLADGERVGSVSLSKNPSTLVVCKQQYVYVGFEDGSLGVYSVSDVMFDREELVRCRENITGDVKRCPFERAPVSLLPLATPNVIWP, encoded by the exons ATGGACTCCACCTGCCGCTCGTCCTGTGTGAAGCTCTATCTGTGCTCCAACCCTGAGG ACAGCGTGGTAGAGCGCAGAGCTCTGAGAGAAAGCGGTTTCCCCAAACTTAGAGagcactgcagacacacatggGGACTGGACTTCAGC gtgATAGACCCCTTTGAGTCCAGTGATCGCAGTCGTTGGCCGGATGAAAAcaccaggcagcagctgattaACGAATGCAGAGAGAGCTCATCTGGACCTTTTTTACTG GCTCTGGTAGGTCACCAGTATGGAGCAGCCAGTCTTCCTGCTCAGGTGGAGGTGTCAGAGTtccaactgctgctgcagcaaagCCAGCGGGGGGGCATCAGCACCCAGGAGCTGGAGAGACTTTACCAGAGGGACGAGAACACCATCCCTCCCTCCTACTGCCTGAGACCCCCACACAGAGCCCCCTGCAGGCCTCAG GCAGGGATTGATAAGGAAGAGTGGAGCATGATGAAAGCGAAAGAAGACGAGCTGATGAAGATAATTCAGATGactgtgagtctgtgtgtccaCAACAATCTAATGACCCCAGAGAGAGGCCACACATACTACAGATCAG CCCTCGACGCAGATCTGCGATTTGCTCTGGACGAGCGTCCTGATCATGACACGATCGGACGCTGCCTGGTCTACGTCAACAAGGTCGTGAATGctgagcgagagacagagagaggacggATACATTCACAGTCAGAG GCCTCAGACCTAAGATTCGCACCATCTGACCAACATTTTCTCTCAGAACTCAGTGACAACTTCCTGCCCGGTCTCATCGCTTCCCGTTGGATTCAAGtttacaccaccaccacagagTGTAACCGTCGCTATGGTTACACATCTGCCAGAAGGCGGGGCTACACTGAGTCTCTGTGCCAGCAGGTGTGCTCTGACCTCATGGGGCTGATTGACAGCTTGAACCCATCAGAAACCTGGAACCAGACGCAGCTCGGTGACGCGCTGACCCGAGAGTGGGCCGAGCAGGAGGAGCTGTGTGACTCCCTGTCACGATTTTATGATGTCATTCgaccagaggaggaagag ATCAGAGCCTATGTGAAGCAGAGTGACCAACAGTGCCCACTAGTGGTGGTAGGAGGGCCATGCACTGGGAAGACAGTACTGCTGGCACACTGTGCTCAACAA ATGAGGTCATGGCTTCCACACAGCGATCCTGTGGTCATCACTTATTTTTACAACCTGCAGCAGATGCTTTCCCCAACACACCTGTTGTCCAGCCTGTGTTATCAAATAGAAAACAGATACCACAGTGACTCCTCCTCTAAAAAGGGTCCCAGCATCCACCTTGCCACCACCACAGACTATCATGGCTGCATCACTGACCCCAAAGACCCCAACTCCAGCTGCAGCCCAACACCCGCTCTGGATTCTCAGCGTGAACCCACCACCAGCGAGCATGTTTCTGACTTTAACCTAAACCGTTGTACCAAACAAAGCCCAGCTCCTAGAGGATTGTGTCCCGGCATCATCAAACCTGACATCAGGGCGTCTGAGCTTAGAGAacgtctctcctccctcctgtcccGTCTGCCTTCTCCCAAACAGCCTCTGCTTCTAAACCTCAGTGGCCTGGATCAAATCGAAAACAAATTAGTTTGTCTTCAGATCATTGAGAGCCTCCCGTCTCCCCTCCCTCCTGGAGTCAAACTGTTTCTCACAGTCTCCTCCAACCGAACACATGTCCTACAGGCCATTAAACTACATTACCAAGGTGGCAGTGAGAGGGAGTCGGGATGCGTTTGTGTACGGTTGGGATCGGCAAACAGGAAGGAGTGTGTGAAGTTGTTGGCGTCGCTGCTGAGCAGTTCAGGCAGGAGGATAACGTCAGGACAACAGGCTCTGGTGAACCAGGCGCTGAGCTCCTGCTGCCTGACTCTCTATGCTCGACTCCTTCATGTGCATACCTTGCTCTGGTTCTCCG aTTCTgatgtgacatcatcatctcTCCCTGACGGCATCCACGCATCCATCTCTGCCTTCCTGCATCACCTCGAGATGGAACACGGCTCCTCTGTTGTGGCTCGAGCCGTCTCCTTCCTCACCCTCTCCAGGACCGGGCTCGCAGAGGTCGAGCTTGCCGACCTCCTGTCAGGTGACAATGAGGTGCTCTCTGAACATGGTCAGCAGGGCCAGACCTCCTCCAGCGTGAGCGTCCCACAAATCGACGTGGAGAGACTTCTGTTGGATCTGAGGAGGTTTCTCATCAGGAGGAAGTCTGCAGGGTCGCCTGTTTTGTTGTGGGTGAGCAGACATTTTAAGCTGGTGGTGGCTAAGAGGTATCTGAGCACTCAGGAGGCGAGGAGAGAGATTCACTCGGAGATGACAGATTATTTCAGCGGCCGATGGGCTTGTGGAAATGCTAAACCACTCCTTGATAACCTGACATGTAGACCAAACAAGGCTGAGATGAAAATGTACATTGTCAGGCAGCCGTTTGTCTTCACTTGTTCGTCCCAAAACTCTGGTCGGGTGAATTTGAGAAAAATCATAGAATTGCCATTTCACTTGCAACAAAGCGGCAGATGGGAGGAGTTGGAGCGCGGTTTATTAATGTCGTTGCAGTTCCACCAGGCTATGGTTCGAGCAGGTCTTCTAGGAGAACTGGTGGCCATGCTGGAGGATAGCAAATCACAGATCGTGTTCAGAGAAAGACGACTCCTCGCAGGAATGCTGAAGTCTTCTGCTTGCTTACTGAAGTCTGTACCTCTGCAGCTGCCTGTGGTGATGGAAACAAGCCTCCTCCCTTATCTGGAGCTCATTCCTGAACTCCAAGGTTACGTCAGGGAGATCAGACGGGAGAGGAGTGAAAGAGGAAGTGGGTTAGGTGTACTGATTTGTCCTACTCCTTCCTCTGTCCCCCCCATTCAGTGTTTGAAGTGTGAGACCAAAACCGATAGCGTTTCTGTGGTGGAAGCAGTTGTGACAGAGTGTGGGATTGTGGCAGAGATCACAGACGATGGCTCTGCTTGGATTTGGAAAGGCCCTGGATGTGATGTAGTGAAGGTGTCACTGAGCTGCGAGCAGAAGGAGCTGGAGTTCACCGGAGTGAAGAGCAGCGGTCGATTGGTGCTGCTTTCCACAAGATGCAACAAATGTTTCTTGTGGGATGTGACAGGCCCGGAAATGTTTGTGGAGGTGAAAGACCCTTTGAAAACCCAGTCCGAGCCAAATTCAAGCcaacaaacagcaaagaaagtCGAGGGCTTTGTTGCATGTCAGAAACAGATATTCATGTGGTGGAGAGATGAGagttttgtgagtgtgtttagtgtttccAGTGATAGCGTGACTCTCTTCCAGTGTCAGAGCTCTGTGACCCGTTTGGTTTGCTCATCCAATGGCTTGTACGTGTTCTGCGGGCTGGACGACGGGACAGTCTCCATATTTGACACAGTCTTTGGCAGtttgctcagcagcagctcaaactCAAATCACAGAGCGGTGACAGTTATAATCATCAGTGAAGATGGGAGGGAAATGGTATGTGTTGACAGGACGGGGAACGTAACTTTATGGGATGTGGCGAGCAAAACTCGACCGCCCAGACTCGTAAAAGAAAGATTTACTGGCGGTAAATCGAATGATGTCCTCAATACAGATCACTCTGATGAAATTGACATGTTGTTGGTATGTCAGTCTCACCAGGTTACACTGTGGGATGCAAGTGACTGGGAGCTGTGGGACCAGTTCTTGGCTCCAAAAGGGAGAGCCTTCGCTCAGGCTGTGCTCTCCCAGGGTGGGCACCTTTTCCTCGCTTCGTTTGACGCCTGTGCCCTCGTCTTGGTGTGGAGGGTCAGCTCGGGGGAGTGTGTCCTCTCCTTAGAAGCAAACAAGCAGCCCCACACGCTCCTCAAAACAGCATCAGATGTCATTTGTCTCACTCACGACGGCTGCCTGACAGTGTGGGACTCTGAGATGATAGATGCTGCGGGTGCAGCTCTGAAATTAGGGCGCGGGGTGAAGGAAGTGGTGGTTGAAGAAACGGGGGAGCGCTTCTATGCCACAGACGGGTCAGAGACAGTGTGGAGATGGACTTTAGAGACAGGCTTCCCACATGCCAACTTTCTACATGATGGTCCTGTGGAAAAACTGTGCCTTTCTGCAGATAACATTCATCTTGTGACACTCTCAGCAGGGGAGATTTACATTTGGAAGACAGAAACAAGTCAGAACATCCTGCGTATTAATGGAAGCAGAGCCACAGATATCATGATCACCCCTAATAATAAGTTTGGGGTGAGTATTTCCAAACAAGGTTTGTCTCAAGTGTGGAAGCTGGCAAATGGGAGAGTTGTGTGCAGCATACATCTGTACCTATCCAACGCCAAGGTGTCTCCTGAGAGCACCTTCCTCATCGGCCATCGCCAAGGTGACCTGTTGGCTGCTAGTCTGTGGTCAGGCTCCATCAGTAAGCGTTTCTCCTGCGTGGAAAGCTCAGACCATGTCGTTGCTTTCCAGACAATCTCAGAGCACCCAGACTTGGTGGTGGTGATAGCTGCCTCAGGGGCAGTGTACACCTGGAAGGTAGCGGACCAGACCGTGTGCAGGCACTTTCAGCTGCCGTACACATTTCAGTGTCAGCCACAAGACATCCCGATGTCCTCCGATGGGAGATATGCACTGCTGTCCACTGATAATAACACCATCAACCTCTTGGACCTGTCTCAGGTCAGACTGTGCTCGTTCAAAGCTGATGGTCCCGTCATTAAAGCCTGCATGGACGAAAGTGGATGTTTTGCCGCCTACATCAGCCTGGAGACAACCTGTGTCTGTGAACTGCATGTGAGGCCTGTCCTCACTGTTGTACGACTTGCAGATGGGGAAAGAGTAGGAAGTGTGAGTCTGTCGAAGAATCCATCGACTCTGGTTGTGTGTAAGCAGCAATATGTGTATGTGGGTTTTGAGGACGGGTCTCTCGGTGTGTATTCGGTTTCGGACGTCATGTTTGACAGAGAGGAATTGGTCAGGTGCAGAGAAAACATAACTGGTGATGTGAAGCGGTGCCCCTTTGAAAGAGCACCAGTCAGCTTGTTACCCCTGGCAACCCCCAATGTTATATGGCCTTAA